TCATCCTCTGCCTGTAGTCCTGTACCTACCTTTCCCTCATCATGAGCAATTAGTCCATATAAGCTTTTGATGCAGTGGTGGTGTCATATTAAGATTCCATCTTTGTTTGCGCATTCATGCAGAATCTTGAACTTTGATTGTGCAATATAGTTTACAAATTTTTGAAGCTGACAGTAACAAGTTTTGATTCTTTGTTACTGAGAACAGAAGCCTGGATGCTGGTGCGGAGGACTCTACTGTGAAGCTCCTCCAGAACAAGGAGCTGGAGCGCGTCATGAACTGCTCTGCACAGTGTGGTGCGGTCCAGGGCAAGGGACTGATGGTCTCCCTCTCTATGTTACAGCAGCTGTAGAGATCTGGCCTTTAGGTAGGTTGTCTGCTATGAGATTGGAACAAGGTTTTTGAGctggctgttttttttttgggcctCTTTTGGGCGAGGCATAGCCACATAGGAAGAACCCTTGTATCTTTGCATAGAATCATATGGCAACGCATAATCTGAGGAAGTATCGGACACCTATCTTGGTCTGGATCTTATCTGATATGCAGACGCTATTCCAGGAGCATCTTTGCCCTGCCTTTGCTCAAAGGGTGATGTACTGATGTAAGTGCGGAACTCACCTGTTTTCTAGTTAATAGATGAGATCCTATGAGAAAAGAGGGCAACACAGGTTGACTACACAAAGCATTGGTCCTGATGATGAGAGTAGAAACATGTATCTAACAATTCACCTTTAAAACCTAAACCAAAGGTATTGCACCAAATAAAACTGAAACCCAAACTATGTTATATGAGAGCACTGTCTACAGTTGCCCAAACATGATTAGATATGTTCTAtatttgttgttttcctttttgcttATGATTATTGTATGCAAGGTTGGAAGGGAATTCTTGTGTTGAAAGTTGAGGTGTATTGTATAAGGACCTCGTGTGTTTAGTTTGTTTATACCACAGGCACGGTTTCCATGAGGGCGCAAGGGGGAAGAGGCACAATTAAATTGAAGTAGCAGCAACTCTCCTTTTTCAAAATAAAGTACCAGTAATTCTCAGatctctagaaaaaaaatgaggcgTTGGATTACAGCATGGGGATGCTGAGTTTTGACCTTTTGTCACTGAAAATTTGAGAGAGGAGAATAGTGAAGGGCATCTAGCCATCTGCATATATACATCTGTTCCTTCTCTCATCTTGTAGGGTGATGCACACTACTCTGTGCTAACAGTGTCACCCAAATGGCTAGAGCTGCCTTGCTCCCTGTTGGTTTGTTGTTGTGCCTTGCATTGGCCTGTGGAGCTGATGCAGTGAGGAAGACGGTTGGGGTCTACGAGCTCAAGAACAAGAAGGGGGATTTCTCCATCAAGGTCACCAACTGGGGAGCCACCCTCATGTCTGTGATTGTTCCTGATTCCAAAGGTACGGTTTCCTTGCTTCAAGAATGCATGCCACATATTGTTCTGTGATATAGTGCATGGTGCATGACAAGCTTTGCATATTTCTTGCTGTGTAGGAAATCTGGCTGATGTTGTCCTTGGGTATGACACCCTTGCAGAATATGTGGTAACGTCATAAATAATCCATGTGCAGAGTGTTGTGTATCTAAAAGATGCTTCTAGCTATTTGTAGCATGCAGATCTAACAAAAATAATCCATGTGCGGCCGCCGCAATACCATACAGAGCGAGTTTAATGTTTTCCTTTTGATGAACCGGACTTCTTGTCTTGAACTGTAATCATGAACTATACTTATTCAGGATGCTTCTTCTGCCTTTGGAACTGTGGTTGGACGAGTAGCCAATAGAATCGCCAACGGCAGCTTCGTTCTCGATGGGAAAACCATCCATCTGAACAAAGATGGCACGACTGTACTTCACGGTAAACTCCGGAACTCACTTCATTTTCTCCAACCTCATGTGAGAATCTCAATGCGCATCGATATGTATGACCTATGGTTCACTGGTTTTGTTTTACTGCCATTGTGTGTATAAATCATAAGGTGGCCTCAAGGGGTTCAACAGAGTCATCTGGACGGTGAAGGAGTATGTGCCCCGTGGGGACTCCCCATACATCACCCTCTACTACCATAGCTTCGACGGGGAGCAAGGTATGGTGCAAACCAATGCATGTACACCCAAAAACTATACTCTTAGAAACGTTCTTTCACGTAAATCTTCATGTTGTGCTGATCTTGCTGAAATTTGGCGACTCCAAGAAGGTCAATCTGAAGTTTGAGCAAGTTGATATATTCAGTTCAGTCGTACTCATTCCAATGAGCTGACTTAAACTTGTTTATCTCCCACGAGTCTTAACGTTCTTACCCAAAACGCGATGACGACGCATCTGATGGTTTTGCAGGATTCCCTGGCGACCTAGACGTGTACGTGACCTACCAGCTGTCCTGCCCGTACCAGCTGAGCGCCCGGATGAACGCCACGGCGCTGAACAAGGCGACGCCGGTGAACCTGGCGAACCACGCGTACTGGAACGTGGGCGGCCACGGCAGCGGCGACGTCCTGGGCCAGGTCATCCAGGTGTTCGCGTCGCGGTACACGCCCGTGGACCGGAACATGATCCCCACGGGCGAGGTCGCGCCTGTGTCCGGCACCCCCTACGACCTGCGCGCGCCGACGCCCCTGGGGACCCGCATCGGGCTCGTGTCCGGTGCCGGCATGGCCGGGTTCGACATCAACTAC
This portion of the Setaria viridis chromosome 7, Setaria_viridis_v4.0, whole genome shotgun sequence genome encodes:
- the LOC117864513 gene encoding uncharacterized protein, which gives rise to MARAALLPVGLLLCLALACGADAVRKTVGVYELKNKKGDFSIKVTNWGATLMSVIVPDSKGNLADVVLGYDTLAEYVDASSAFGTVVGRVANRIANGSFVLDGKTIHLNKDGTTVLHGGLKGFNRVIWTVKEYVPRGDSPYITLYYHSFDGEQGFPGDLDVYVTYQLSCPYQLSARMNATALNKATPVNLANHAYWNVGGHGSGDVLGQVIQVFASRYTPVDRNMIPTGEVAPVSGTPYDLRAPTPLGTRIGLVSGAGMAGFDINYAVDGGGWFRKVARLWDPQSGRVLELWADQPGVQLYTSNWLGNVTGKGGEVYGQYGAVCLETQGFPDAVNHPNFPSQIVRPGQAYRHDMLFKFSF